The Spiroplasma citri genomic sequence TAAAAACCATTCACAAGAAAAACCAAGTTAAAAACAAAATCACAACTCAAACACCAACCATCAAGGTTAAATATTCATTTTGCGTTAAATTCCACATTGTAATACTTTCAACATTCGTTTTATCGATAAACAAAAATATATGAATAAAAAACTCTTTTAATTTAATTCAATCATTTTGCATTTTTAAAAACTCCATATTTTTTGAATAAGTTTAAAAAACATTCCAAAAAATAAAACAACAAATAACACAAAAGATATAACATATAAAAACTCAGGGGCATTTGCACCAATAATATAACTAACAAATTGAACTCAATAATCATATAAACTCATTTAATTTAAGTCTTTCAAATCATTAATTAATTCTTGTTCTTTTTCAACACTTAAATTTGTTAAATTATTTTTATTTGTTTTTACTTTTTTAGGTTCACTTGAAAATAACGCTTTTTTCATTTTAGTAGAGTAATTTTGTTTATATTGATTATATAAATTAATTAATTCCGTTCCAGTTAAACTCTTTCAAATATTACGCTTTAAATTTTCATCATATTTTACAATAGGATAATAATTATCATAAATCAAACAGATTGCTACTTGTTCCAAATGTTTTTCACTCGGATAAATAAACTTATTACTCAATCAAAAACCAATATGACGATTATGATTAGGTAAATTAATAAAACTTGCTTTTTCTGTTGTAAAAGGGATAAATTCCTTACTAATAAAATAATTTTCTACATTATGATTTTTCTTAACAAAATTACTCAATTTTATCATCTCCTCGTCTTACTGGTCTTAACATTGTGCCTTTTCCTAATCCTCCAATTATATTTTCTAACGGTAACATTCTTTTCTTTAACAACATAACTTTATATTCTTTAATTTCGCATATATGACATTGAATTATAAAAAATAAAAGAATAAATATTAAAAATAAAAATAAAGAAAAAAGTAAAATACCAACAATTATTTCTCTATTTGAAAACAAAACAAGACCTACAATAATTTCAATAAGAACAATGAAAAATGGAAAATAAACAAAACCAAAAACAAAATTCCTAATAATAAAATCTCTCTTTAATTTTTTACATTCCTTAGTTGTTTTAAATTTTATATCCATAAGATAATCTCCTAACTAAATATTTGTTTAATAAACAATGTTATAAATAATGTTTATATAATGTTTTTTAATTGTAATAAACACTGATTATTAACAATGTTATACATAATGCTAATATATTGTTTATTTAATGTTTAATAAACACTGTTAATAAACATTGTTAAATATAAAAATAATAAAAATTGGCACACTGAAAAATACTATTTAATTTTTAACAATAGTTATTAAAATATAAAATCATAAGTTTATAATTAAGTTGATATTTTTACACTATATACTGTTTACAAGTTTTTTAAAAAAAAGTAGGTGTATTTATAAAAAATATTATAAAAATTTATTTCCCAAATCTATTACTAGTATGACCCTTAATAGAAATATTCTTATTTTTATTAAATCCTACTAAAAAAATATTTTTCATAACAGACTCAATATTATGAATAATAAACAATATAGAGTTATCAACTATAGAAAATATAGTTAAATTTATATGTATAATAGGGATATTTATTATCCCAATATTAACGATAGTAATAAAGTTTATTAAAAAATAAATTTGTAAACAGTGTATAGTGCAAAAATAAACAACAAAATT encodes the following:
- a CDS encoding DUF3627 domain-containing protein — protein: MIKLSNFVKKNHNVENYFISKEFIPFTTEKASFINLPNHNRHIGFWLSNKFIYPSEKHLEQVAICLIYDNYYPIVKYDENLKRNIWKSLTGTELINLYNQYKQNYSTKMKKALFSSEPKKVKTNKNNLTNLSVEKEQELINDLKDLN
- a CDS encoding DUF2649 domain-containing protein, which codes for MQNDWIKLKEFFIHIFLFIDKTNVESITMWNLTQNEYLTLMVGVWVVILFLTWFFLWMVFKIVGYFK